A genomic stretch from Deltaproteobacteria bacterium HGW-Deltaproteobacteria-18 includes:
- a CDS encoding GntR family transcriptional regulator: protein METKNLLKRRVLRDDVAEYLMESILKGDLNPGDKIVESKLARELSISQGAVREAIRDLIAQGVLETEPYKGTRIRTLTKDQLNDYYDVRTEIEALAVRWSIVKHGSKYLDLAFLKSCVDNMKICVDKNDSKNMRKHDMAFHLAIVKAAHSESLEKAWNSLGNYYWTYIAVYYDHAASLLQNQIVKHQTMYEAIASADVNAYANCVRGHYFDTDELFPEKK, encoded by the coding sequence ATGGAAACAAAAAATTTGCTTAAAAGAAGAGTTTTGCGAGACGATGTTGCAGAATACCTTATGGAATCCATCCTTAAAGGCGATCTCAACCCGGGGGACAAGATAGTCGAATCAAAATTGGCAAGGGAGCTATCCATCAGTCAGGGAGCGGTACGAGAGGCGATACGCGACCTAATCGCACAGGGAGTTTTGGAGACGGAACCCTACAAAGGTACCCGCATAAGGACTCTTACCAAGGACCAACTCAATGATTACTATGATGTCCGCACGGAAATTGAGGCCCTGGCTGTCAGATGGAGCATTGTCAAACACGGATCCAAGTATCTCGATCTTGCTTTTTTGAAGAGCTGCGTCGACAACATGAAAATATGCGTGGACAAAAACGATTCAAAAAACATGCGCAAACATGACATGGCATTTCATCTTGCCATCGTGAAGGCAGCCCACAGCGAATCACTTGAGAAAGCCTGGAATTCACTCGGAAATTATTACTGGACCTATATCGCGGTTTACTACGACCATGCTGCGTCCCTGCTGCAAAACCAAATCGTAAAGCATCAAACCATGTACGAAGCCATCGCATCCGCTGACGTCAACGCCTATGCGAACTGTGTTCGCGGTCATTACTTCGATACCGACGAATTATTCCCAGAAAAAAAATAG